A region of Tolypothrix sp. NIES-4075 DNA encodes the following proteins:
- a CDS encoding Uma2 family endonuclease, which produces MNTYVLNLEPIVHLDDEQFYQLCIANRELNLELNAKGELIIVPPVGGESGNKEADFITDLGIWNRQTRLGKVFSSSTIFRLPNGAKRSPDAAWVKLERWEALTSDERKKFPPITPDFIIELRSETDRLQTLQDKMQEYVENGLRLGWLIDFQSPLVEIYRQNQPVEIVQLPALLSGEEVLPGFELQLELP; this is translated from the coding sequence ATGAATACATATGTGCTAAATCTAGAACCAATTGTTCACCTAGATGATGAGCAATTTTATCAACTTTGCATCGCAAACCGAGAGTTGAACTTGGAATTGAATGCAAAAGGAGAATTAATTATTGTGCCACCAGTCGGAGGAGAAAGCGGAAATAAAGAAGCGGACTTCATTACAGACTTAGGAATCTGGAACCGTCAAACCAGATTGGGAAAAGTTTTCAGTTCCTCGACTATCTTCAGGCTTCCGAATGGGGCAAAGCGATCGCCTGATGCAGCTTGGGTAAAATTAGAGCGATGGGAGGCACTAACTTCAGATGAACGCAAAAAATTCCCCCCGATTACACCAGATTTTATCATAGAACTGCGTTCGGAAACTGACCGCCTCCAAACTCTGCAAGATAAAATGCAAGAATACGTTGAAAATGGCTTGCGTTTAGGTTGGTTGATTGATTTTCAATCTCCACTTGTGGAGATTTATCGACAAAATCAACCTGTAGAAATAGTTCAACTTCCAGCACTGCTTTCGGGTGAAGAGGTTTTACCCGGTTTTGAATTACAACTAGAATTGCCCTGA
- a CDS encoding HdeD family acid-resistance protein, with protein MTTNVSGDANKKDTNRSLIIGVLLIVLGIVAIALPSISTIFAETWFALILISSGFAKLVYATETRNQGGFVWKLLLSGLYIATGIMLFVYPLNGILTLTLLLGSFLLTEGVFELILAFRLRPQQNWTWALGNGIVTLILGAMIWFQFPFNAPWLIGTLVGVSILFTGISRVGLSLNARSALNQSEATSA; from the coding sequence ATGACAACCAATGTTTCTGGTGATGCCAACAAAAAGGATACAAATAGATCGCTAATTATTGGCGTTCTTTTAATTGTTTTAGGAATTGTGGCGATCGCTTTACCTTCTATCTCAACAATTTTTGCTGAGACTTGGTTTGCCTTGATTCTCATCTCTTCAGGATTTGCCAAACTAGTCTACGCTACTGAAACTCGCAATCAAGGAGGCTTTGTTTGGAAGCTTTTATTGAGCGGACTTTACATTGCTACAGGTATAATGCTGTTTGTTTACCCTCTCAATGGTATTCTCACATTAACTCTGTTGTTAGGTAGCTTTTTGTTAACTGAAGGTGTATTCGAGCTAATCCTTGCATTCCGCTTGCGTCCGCAACAAAACTGGACTTGGGCACTTGGTAATGGTATCGTCACTTTGATATTAGGCGCAATGATTTGGTTTCAATTTCCCTTTAATGCGCCTTGGTTGATTGGTACACTTGTTGGTGTCAGCATTCTTTTCACCGGCATTTCTCGCGTAGGTTTATCATTGAATGCGCGTTCAGCCTTAAATCAATCTGAAGCTACAAGCGCTTAG
- a CDS encoding phycobiliprotein lyase, producing the protein MTSPLYFAQTAEESQITEFFTESVGQWRSERRYYTLPEGEIKEMVSIISIRFLEPGCDELLHLARMHNLPDIASLICGTHVSWDTDSVTGKKESKGSTLFGALGSTLYRDRGFATSKPVTAQYYFPNPKTLCLRTEYNNSVFEEELKLIGEKYRTRQSIISRAGEQLMIGQYLEKRID; encoded by the coding sequence GTGACATCACCGCTATATTTTGCACAAACTGCTGAAGAATCCCAGATTACAGAGTTTTTTACCGAATCGGTGGGACAGTGGCGTTCTGAACGGCGCTATTATACTCTTCCGGAGGGAGAAATAAAGGAAATGGTGAGTATAATTAGCATCCGCTTTTTAGAGCCGGGATGTGATGAGTTGCTTCATCTGGCGAGGATGCATAATTTGCCAGATATCGCAAGTTTAATTTGCGGTACGCACGTAAGTTGGGATACAGATTCAGTGACGGGAAAAAAGGAATCTAAAGGTTCAACGCTGTTTGGTGCTTTAGGAAGCACTTTATATCGCGATCGCGGTTTTGCGACTTCCAAACCAGTTACCGCACAATATTATTTCCCCAACCCGAAAACTTTATGTTTGCGAACCGAGTACAATAATTCAGTATTCGAGGAAGAGTTAAAGCTAATTGGTGAAAAATACCGCACACGTCAATCAATTATCTCTCGTGCAGGTGAACAATTGATGATTGGGCAGTATTTAGAAAAGAGAATTGATTAA
- a CDS encoding efflux RND transporter periplasmic adaptor subunit, with the protein MSHKYTKRQGGKQITLSLNSPVSSSMGLIANVLGIGLLTMSCGLLPKSAEAEQERRSGGEQANNTTAVDVAIARSGLLRQEPEYTGTTNAFRVVSLRSQVEGRLLALNVDIGNAVKNGQVIGQLDDALLLTALKQAEAELAARKSEVARAKTQVSNARAEVEQARLQVVQAQADSQRQQKLLKEGAIALQAAEQSQTQARTATQALRAATEQVRTEQQAVAAAQGRVVAQQALVAEAKERRSYAKLISPIAGVITEKVTEPGNLLQPGNEILKIGDFSRAKVIVQVSELELGKIQLGQSVQVSLDAFANKKYTGKVIRISPAADTTARLVPVEVEIPNTDGKIGSGLLARVNFQTTAQQRVVIPQTAIQANQNESTQRSGEVSPPSPTNRDPSQNRNGTVFVINNTDGKPKVTSKSVTLGERADSKVEILSGLQPGESYVVRSGKPLKDGQNVRISIISEKPSSSQSN; encoded by the coding sequence ATGTCGCATAAGTACACAAAAAGACAAGGAGGTAAACAGATAACTCTTTCTTTGAATTCCCCGGTATCCTCGTCTATGGGCTTAATAGCCAATGTGTTAGGAATAGGACTGTTAACGATGAGTTGCGGCTTACTTCCCAAATCGGCTGAAGCCGAACAAGAGCGTCGTAGTGGTGGAGAACAAGCTAATAATACAACGGCTGTAGATGTTGCGATCGCTCGATCTGGTTTGCTGCGACAAGAACCAGAGTATACAGGCACTACCAATGCATTTCGCGTTGTCTCGTTGCGATCGCAAGTTGAAGGACGACTTTTAGCTTTGAATGTAGATATAGGTAATGCCGTTAAAAACGGGCAAGTCATCGGACAATTAGATGATGCCTTATTATTAACAGCATTAAAGCAAGCAGAAGCAGAACTAGCAGCCCGCAAATCAGAAGTAGCAAGAGCGAAAACTCAAGTAAGTAATGCTCGTGCAGAAGTAGAACAAGCGCGACTACAAGTAGTACAAGCACAAGCAGACTCACAACGGCAACAGAAGCTATTAAAAGAAGGAGCGATCGCCCTACAAGCCGCAGAACAATCACAAACACAAGCGCGAACTGCTACTCAAGCTCTCCGTGCAGCTACTGAGCAAGTTCGCACAGAACAACAAGCCGTTGCCGCTGCCCAAGGAAGAGTAGTTGCTCAACAAGCATTAGTTGCTGAAGCCAAAGAGCGCCGTTCTTATGCAAAGCTGATATCTCCCATTGCCGGCGTAATTACAGAAAAAGTCACAGAACCGGGCAATCTTCTTCAGCCTGGGAATGAAATCTTAAAAATAGGCGACTTTAGCCGTGCGAAAGTTATCGTTCAAGTTTCAGAATTAGAACTGGGAAAAATTCAACTAGGGCAATCTGTGCAAGTCAGTTTAGATGCCTTTGCAAATAAAAAATACACTGGTAAAGTAATACGCATTTCCCCAGCCGCCGATACAACAGCTCGCTTAGTACCAGTTGAGGTGGAAATTCCCAACACCGATGGCAAAATTGGCAGCGGATTGTTAGCGCGAGTAAATTTTCAAACCACCGCACAACAGCGAGTAGTCATACCCCAAACAGCGATTCAGGCGAACCAAAACGAATCAACACAACGTAGCGGCGAGGTTTCCCCGCCCTCTCCCACCAACAGAGACCCAAGTCAAAATCGCAACGGTACAGTATTTGTCATAAATAACACAGATGGTAAGCCGAAAGTGACATCTAAATCTGTGACGCTTGGAGAAAGAGCCGACAGCAAAGTAGAAATTTTATCCGGGTTGCAACCGGGAGAATCCTATGTAGTACGGAGTGGTAAGCCGTTGAAAGATGGGCAAAATGTGCGGATTTCGATTATTTCCGAAAAACCATCAAGCTCTCAAAGCAATTAA
- a CDS encoding efflux RND transporter permease subunit translates to MQQAKVSGFSVSAIAIRQHIGTLMLTVAVIVMGIYFMTTIQVDLLPAITYPRIGVRLEAPGISPEVAVDEITRPLEEALSATENVVQVFSRTREGQVSLDLFFEPGGDIDQALNDATAAFNRGRGQLPETIEEPRLFKVDPSQLPIYELALTSTSLQGKDLRVFADEELSRELSVIPGVAAVDVSGAAEEEVRVLVDLKRLQALNIGLTDVLNELTERNQDTSGGRILGQNSEPLTRTVGRFKDAKEIENLSIEVSSPTSTTPPHRVYLRDFAEVIDGTEDQRVSVYLNRQPAVKLSVQKQPDANTITVVEGVKQRIKQLQQSGLIPADMVLTATTDESRFIRNSLNDVIFNAISGALLAAAAVLLFLGSLRQTFIISLAIPLCSLAAIAMMKFFGLSLNVFSLAGLTLGIGQAIDTSVVILENISEKAGKTPNQREGGRGRGGEGEKQRMIENAIAEVNQVLKSIKLPEGVSIVPSSAQETNQQLQDALKTLGALAVFLIFVVMAVQYNSLLDPLVIMFTVPLALAGGIFGLYITKTAIGATVIVGVVLLVGIVVNAGILMVESANQIREEENCTREIAILKAAPQRLRPIMMTTVTTILGLFPLALGIGEGSEFLQPLGIVVFFGMAIATLMTLFIIPCLYILLHEFQPGKWAKPVLMRLRYLRKNLKRWN, encoded by the coding sequence ATGCAGCAAGCTAAAGTAAGCGGATTTAGTGTTAGTGCGATCGCTATCCGCCAACATATCGGCACACTCATGCTTACCGTGGCGGTGATTGTCATGGGGATATACTTTATGACAACCATCCAAGTAGACCTTCTGCCAGCAATCACCTATCCGCGAATCGGTGTGCGGCTAGAAGCACCGGGTATTTCCCCAGAAGTAGCAGTAGATGAAATCACCAGACCCTTAGAAGAAGCTTTATCCGCAACCGAGAATGTAGTACAAGTTTTTTCCCGCACTCGTGAAGGACAAGTAAGCCTCGATTTATTCTTTGAACCCGGAGGCGATATTGACCAGGCTCTCAACGATGCTACCGCAGCTTTTAACCGAGGCAGAGGACAGTTACCAGAGACCATCGAAGAGCCACGCTTATTTAAAGTCGATCCCTCCCAACTACCAATTTACGAATTAGCACTGACATCTACCTCACTTCAAGGTAAAGATTTACGCGTGTTTGCCGATGAAGAATTATCGCGGGAACTGAGTGTTATACCGGGAGTCGCCGCAGTTGATGTATCTGGCGCGGCAGAAGAAGAAGTGCGGGTGCTGGTTGACTTAAAGCGCTTACAAGCATTAAATATTGGCTTAACCGATGTACTCAATGAACTAACAGAACGTAACCAAGATACTTCTGGCGGTCGGATTTTGGGGCAGAATTCCGAACCGTTAACGCGCACCGTCGGCAGATTCAAAGATGCTAAGGAGATTGAAAACCTCTCGATTGAAGTCTCTTCCCCCACTTCCACCACTCCCCCCCATCGCGTTTATCTGCGAGACTTTGCCGAGGTAATTGACGGCACAGAAGACCAACGAGTATCTGTGTACCTCAACCGTCAGCCAGCGGTGAAATTGTCGGTGCAAAAGCAGCCTGATGCTAACACAATTACGGTTGTAGAAGGAGTAAAGCAACGAATTAAACAATTGCAGCAATCCGGTTTAATTCCAGCGGATATGGTTTTGACTGCTACCACAGATGAATCTCGCTTCATCCGCAATTCTTTAAATGATGTAATTTTTAATGCGATTTCTGGAGCATTGTTGGCAGCAGCAGCAGTGCTGTTATTTTTGGGATCGCTGCGGCAAACATTTATTATTAGTTTGGCAATTCCGCTGTGTAGTTTAGCAGCGATCGCCATGATGAAATTCTTTGGCTTGAGTTTAAATGTATTTAGTTTAGCAGGTCTGACTTTAGGAATTGGTCAAGCAATTGATACATCGGTTGTCATTTTAGAAAATATTTCCGAAAAAGCCGGGAAAACTCCCAACCAAAGAGAGGGGGGGAGAGGGAGAGGGGGAGAGGGGGAGAAACAGCGGATGATTGAAAATGCGATCGCCGAAGTTAATCAAGTACTCAAAAGTATAAAATTACCTGAAGGCGTTTCGATTGTTCCTAGTTCTGCTCAAGAAACTAATCAGCAACTTCAAGATGCTTTGAAAACTTTAGGAGCTTTAGCAGTTTTCCTCATCTTCGTCGTTATGGCTGTACAATACAATTCGCTGCTCGATCCGTTAGTAATCATGTTTACTGTTCCGCTGGCGTTAGCCGGAGGGATTTTTGGACTTTACATTACGAAAACTGCGATTGGTGCAACGGTAATTGTTGGTGTAGTCTTGCTAGTGGGAATTGTGGTAAATGCGGGTATCTTGATGGTGGAATCAGCGAACCAAATTCGCGAAGAAGAAAATTGTACTCGTGAAATTGCTATTCTCAAAGCCGCTCCGCAACGCTTGCGCCCGATTATGATGACTACAGTCACCACCATTTTAGGACTGTTTCCCTTAGCTTTGGGTATTGGTGAAGGTTCAGAGTTTTTGCAACCCTTGGGGATTGTCGTTTTCTTTGGAATGGCGATCGCTACTTTGATGACTTTATTTATCATCCCCTGTTTATATATTCTCCTGCATGAGTTTCAACCTGGGAAGTGGGCAAAGCCTGTGTTAATGCGGTTGCGCTATTTACGGAAAAATCTCAAAAGGTGGAATTGA
- a CDS encoding LmeA family phospholipid-binding protein: protein MFGGITGLKDPKGTDWGERMLNTVASQTIRHLFSQSESVEVFVRCYPSSKLLQGSIDSFKMNATGVVIRKDFPADEISVETDAVSIDFSSVLAGKLTLKQPTQAIAKVVLSEEGINYSFKAELVKKRLLNLTVPALTELSGGNPVSFPEIQVELLPENRLRIFAKADLGDRELVPLDMTVTIAIERRRRVSFKDPQIKLDSVPEAQKEISKTLSIALADILDNMVDLDRFDLDGVKMRLNRLETEGKQLIFSGYAEIERIPRTG from the coding sequence ATGTTCGGCGGAATTACTGGTTTAAAAGATCCCAAAGGCACAGATTGGGGAGAGCGGATGCTCAATACTGTAGCTAGCCAAACGATTCGCCATCTGTTTTCCCAAAGCGAATCAGTAGAAGTCTTTGTGCGCTGCTATCCCTCCAGCAAACTGTTGCAAGGCAGCATTGATAGCTTTAAAATGAACGCAACTGGCGTGGTGATTCGCAAAGATTTCCCCGCAGACGAAATTTCTGTAGAAACCGATGCTGTATCGATTGATTTTAGCTCGGTTTTGGCTGGTAAACTAACTCTCAAGCAACCGACTCAAGCGATCGCTAAAGTCGTTTTATCAGAAGAAGGCATTAACTACTCTTTTAAAGCGGAACTGGTTAAAAAACGCTTGTTAAACCTCACCGTACCAGCTTTAACTGAATTATCTGGCGGTAATCCAGTATCTTTCCCAGAAATTCAGGTAGAATTACTGCCAGAAAATCGTCTGCGGATTTTCGCAAAGGCAGATTTAGGCGATCGCGAACTTGTACCTTTAGATATGACTGTAACTATAGCTATTGAAAGGCGTCGGCGTGTTTCTTTCAAAGATCCGCAAATTAAACTTGATTCTGTACCAGAAGCGCAAAAGGAAATATCTAAAACCTTGAGCATAGCACTAGCAGATATCTTAGATAATATGGTCGATTTAGATCGCTTTGACTTGGATGGAGTAAAAATGCGGCTTAACCGTTTAGAAACTGAAGGGAAACAGTTGATTTTTAGTGGTTATGCTGAGATTGAGCGCATCCCACGTACCGGTTAA
- a CDS encoding SDR family oxidoreductase: MGSLAGKVAIVTGASRGIGRAIALKLASNGASVVVNYAGNTEKAQEVVTEIEKLQVQAISVQADVSKVADIHKLFDQTIEKFGKVDILVNNAGITFYKLTTEVTEEDFDKIFGINVKGTYFACQQAAQRMSDGGRIINFSSSTTAMMLPKYGAYVATKGAVEQMTRVLAKELGEKDITVNVVSPGPTDTELFRQGKTEEQINHFAQMAALGRLGQVQDLADVVAFLASDEARWITGQNIRVNGGIA; encoded by the coding sequence ATGGGATCTCTAGCTGGAAAAGTTGCGATCGTTACGGGTGCATCGCGAGGAATTGGAAGAGCGATCGCATTAAAATTAGCTAGCAACGGTGCGTCTGTTGTCGTTAATTATGCAGGTAATACAGAAAAAGCCCAGGAAGTTGTTACAGAAATCGAAAAGCTTCAAGTACAAGCTATCTCTGTACAAGCGGATGTTAGCAAAGTGGCTGATATTCACAAGCTTTTTGACCAAACAATTGAAAAATTTGGTAAAGTCGATATTTTGGTTAACAATGCCGGCATCACCTTTTATAAATTAACCACCGAAGTTACAGAAGAAGACTTCGACAAGATTTTTGGCATTAATGTCAAAGGCACGTATTTTGCGTGCCAACAAGCTGCACAACGCATGAGTGATGGAGGAAGGATTATCAACTTTTCCTCATCAACTACAGCGATGATGTTGCCTAAATATGGTGCTTATGTAGCAACCAAAGGTGCTGTGGAACAAATGACGCGGGTATTAGCGAAAGAGTTAGGTGAAAAGGATATCACAGTAAATGTGGTTTCTCCGGGTCCCACCGATACAGAACTTTTCAGACAAGGTAAAACAGAAGAACAAATAAACCATTTCGCGCAAATGGCAGCATTAGGACGATTGGGACAAGTGCAAGACCTTGCGGACGTGGTAGCGTTTCTTGCTAGCGATGAAGCAAGGTGGATAACAGGGCAAAATATTCGTGTGAATGGTGGGATAGCTTGA
- a CDS encoding pirin family protein, which translates to MSQNTVTHLIHDRNARGQTKIGWLDSYHTFSFGNFYDPNRMGFRSLRVINDDRVVPGAGFGTHGHRDMEILTYVLEGALEHKDSLGTGSVILPGEAQVMSAGTGITHSEYNHSQTEPVHFLQIWILPDKQGLKPRYEQKAFPIEEKRGKLRLIAAKDGRDGAVTIHQDVNLYTSVLEPGDVVNYHVQPNRYAWLQIAQGIATLNGEELRAGDGVQISVEEQLEISTEVGAEILLFDLG; encoded by the coding sequence ATGTCTCAAAATACTGTTACCCATCTGATTCATGATAGAAACGCACGCGGTCAAACTAAAATTGGTTGGTTGGATAGTTACCATACATTTTCCTTTGGAAATTTTTACGATCCAAATCGCATGGGATTTCGCTCTCTGCGGGTAATTAATGACGATCGCGTTGTTCCTGGTGCTGGTTTTGGTACTCACGGTCATCGGGATATGGAAATTCTTACATATGTCCTCGAAGGTGCGCTAGAGCATAAAGACAGCTTGGGTACGGGTTCGGTGATTCTTCCCGGTGAAGCGCAAGTTATGAGTGCGGGTACTGGTATCACTCACAGCGAATACAATCACTCACAAACTGAGCCGGTACACTTTCTGCAAATCTGGATTCTTCCCGATAAGCAAGGCTTAAAACCAAGATATGAACAAAAAGCTTTTCCTATTGAAGAAAAGCGCGGAAAACTACGCTTAATTGCTGCCAAAGATGGACGCGATGGTGCTGTCACAATTCATCAAGATGTGAATTTGTATACATCTGTTTTAGAACCTGGTGATGTGGTAAATTATCACGTTCAGCCAAATCGTTATGCTTGGTTACAAATAGCGCAAGGTATAGCAACCTTGAATGGTGAAGAACTTAGAGCCGGTGATGGTGTACAAATTAGCGTTGAAGAACAACTCGAAATTAGCACTGAAGTAGGTGCAGAAATCTTGCTTTTCGATTTGGGTTGA
- the dps gene encoding DNA starvation/stationary phase protection protein Dps, which yields MSDNNLSSRLYPTRIDIPAEARSQIVVLLNKTLAATSDLKTQVKQAHWNVKGTDFYQLHELFDEIAGELEEYVDMFAERVTALGGYAMGTARMAAANSILPEYPTDILAGMEHVTALADRFAPYAKHLREAIDKTDELGDLDTADLYTEVSRTIDKRLWFLDAHLQAAAVANTENGNGNGNSVSATTKTQKTVLAG from the coding sequence ATGAGCGACAACAATCTATCATCTCGTCTTTACCCCACCCGTATTGATATTCCTGCTGAAGCGCGATCGCAGATCGTTGTATTACTAAACAAAACTTTGGCAGCTACCTCAGACTTAAAAACCCAGGTAAAACAAGCGCACTGGAACGTCAAAGGAACTGATTTTTATCAGTTGCACGAATTATTTGACGAAATCGCCGGCGAACTGGAAGAATACGTTGATATGTTTGCTGAACGGGTAACAGCTTTAGGCGGATATGCAATGGGAACTGCTCGCATGGCTGCTGCCAATTCAATTTTACCAGAATATCCTACCGATATTTTGGCAGGAATGGAGCATGTGACAGCTTTGGCAGATCGCTTTGCACCTTATGCCAAACACCTTAGAGAAGCGATCGACAAAACTGACGAATTAGGCGATCTTGATACAGCAGACCTTTATACTGAAGTTTCTCGCACCATTGACAAAAGACTGTGGTTCTTAGATGCTCATCTGCAAGCAGCAGCAGTTGCAAACACAGAAAATGGAAATGGAAATGGTAATAGTGTCTCAGCTACTACTAAAACTCAAAAAACAGTTCTTGCTGGATAA
- a CDS encoding thiol-disulfide oxidoreductase DCC family protein: protein MNYYVIYDGNCNLCVTLVQLLETLDQGKLFRYISMQDEQTLQKWGITAIDCEQGMILIDGNAPQKRWQGTAAAEEIGRLLPLGSVFVDAYRALPGVKWVGDRFYEQIRDNRYTIFGKRSSTYQSAYCVDGSCKK, encoded by the coding sequence ATGAATTATTATGTTATCTACGACGGTAATTGCAATCTTTGCGTTACCTTGGTGCAACTGTTAGAAACTTTAGATCAAGGCAAGCTGTTTCGCTATATCTCCATGCAAGATGAGCAAACACTTCAAAAGTGGGGAATCACCGCTATTGATTGCGAACAGGGAATGATTTTGATTGATGGAAATGCCCCACAAAAACGCTGGCAAGGTACTGCGGCAGCGGAAGAGATTGGACGATTATTGCCGTTAGGTAGCGTATTTGTGGATGCTTATCGGGCATTACCGGGAGTAAAATGGGTAGGCGATCGCTTTTACGAACAAATTCGCGATAACCGCTACACCATATTTGGTAAGCGTTCTAGTACCTATCAATCAGCATATTGCGTTGATGGTAGCTGTAAAAAATAG
- a CDS encoding YlcI/YnfO family protein, translating to MEREAVTIRFPADLLAKAKKLKFVSESLNDLVVEALENEVRRRRGWAAHQRIVARSETVKAKTGIQPTSGDLIRSFREGEKRRD from the coding sequence ATGGAACGCGAAGCCGTAACAATCCGTTTTCCGGCTGACTTGCTTGCTAAAGCCAAGAAACTAAAATTCGTCAGCGAATCCTTGAATGATTTAGTAGTTGAGGCTTTGGAAAACGAAGTGCGACGCCGGAGGGGATGGGCAGCTCATCAACGCATTGTAGCCCGCAGCGAAACCGTCAAAGCCAAAACGGGAATACAACCCACTTCTGGGGATTTGATTCGCAGTTTCAGAGAAGGCGAAAAGCGGCGTGACTAG
- a CDS encoding type II toxin-antitoxin system VapC family toxin, with amino-acid sequence MTRVLCLDTSVWIPYLIPEIYQPQARILVEEALSVNLRLVAPAFVWAEVGSVLRKKTQMQVITTEEAQGFFEDFCELPIDYIEVEAIRAKTWEIAEQYKLLTLYDAVFLACAESISAEFWTADAALVNQLIPKPAYLREIGKM; translated from the coding sequence GTGACTAGAGTATTGTGCTTAGATACTAGCGTTTGGATTCCCTACCTTATACCAGAAATTTATCAACCACAAGCCAGAATTCTTGTAGAAGAAGCATTAAGCGTTAATTTAAGGTTAGTGGCTCCAGCTTTTGTTTGGGCAGAAGTTGGCTCTGTGTTGCGAAAAAAAACCCAGATGCAAGTCATCACCACAGAGGAAGCACAAGGTTTTTTTGAGGACTTTTGCGAACTTCCCATTGATTACATTGAAGTAGAAGCAATTAGGGCAAAAACCTGGGAAATTGCCGAGCAATATAAGTTACTTACGCTGTATGATGCCGTATTTTTAGCTTGCGCTGAGAGTATATCTGCGGAGTTTTGGACGGCGGATGCAGCACTTGTCAACCAACTCATACCCAAACCGGCTTACCTCCGAGAGATAGGAAAGATGTAA
- the arfB gene encoding alternative ribosome rescue aminoacyl-tRNA hydrolase ArfB, which produces MLQISNQVIIPDSDIEISAIRSQGAGGQNVNKVSTAIHLRFNINASSLPDFYKEQLLKLSDRRITQEGVIVIKAQEHRTQEKNKEEALKRLQELIKSVAVLPRKRKPTKPTRSSQRKRLDSKSKRGQLKSIRGNIED; this is translated from the coding sequence ATGCTGCAAATTTCCAACCAAGTAATCATCCCTGACAGCGATATCGAGATTAGTGCTATTCGTTCCCAAGGAGCAGGAGGTCAAAATGTAAACAAAGTCTCTACTGCCATACACTTGCGCTTCAACATTAATGCTTCATCCCTACCCGATTTTTATAAAGAACAACTTTTGAAACTTAGCGATCGACGCATCACCCAGGAGGGAGTTATTGTTATCAAAGCCCAAGAACACCGAACCCAGGAGAAGAACAAAGAGGAGGCTTTGAAACGACTTCAAGAACTCATTAAAAGCGTTGCAGTGTTACCCCGAAAACGCAAACCAACCAAACCGACTCGCAGTTCTCAAAGAAAACGCCTCGATAGCAAAAGCAAGCGAGGACAGCTTAAGTCCATTAGAGGAAACATCGAGGATTGA